Within Methanococcus voltae, the genomic segment AATTCAGAATATTTGGAAGATTTTAAAGAAATTGGTGGTATAGCCTACAAATTAGAGTCTGAAGATTCAAATAATACAAATAATGATATAATAGTTCAAGTCTCAAAAAAGAATAAAGATATTGAATTGGATTTTTCAGACCTTTTAATTCCCAATGATATCGAAAAACAAACCATAAGAGGAGCAAATGTATATATTGAAACGCATAGGGGTTGTTTAGGTAATTGTACATTCTGCCAAGTTCCAGAGTTTTTCGGGCGAGATATAAGAAGTAAACCCCTTGAATTAATTTTAAAAGAGGTAGAAAACCTTAAAAAAAGAGGCGTAAAAAGAATAGCAATTAGTGGAGGTACGGGAAGCCTTTACAACTTTAAAAAGTCATCGAATAGAAATTTATTTATTGAAATGATAGAAAAAGTTTCAGATATCATCGAACCTAAAAATTTGTCCGTACCTGATATGAGGGTTGATTACGTTGATTCGGATATTTTAAACGCTATAAAAAATAATACTGTAGGATGGGTATTTTATGGCATAGAAAGTGGAAGTAATAAATTATTAAGTGATATGAAGAAGGGTACAAATCCCGAAAAGAACTTAAACGCCATAAAACTAGCGAAAGACTGTGATGTAAAAGTAGGTGGCAGTTTTATTGTAGGTTACCCCACAGAACGAGAAGTGGACTATCTGATGACTAAGGACTTTTTAGTCGATGCAGAACTTGACGACATATTTGTAAGTAGTGCTGAACCAATCCCGAAAACAAGATTGTGCAATAAAGTGATTGAAACGAAAAAAGAAGATAATCCAACCTTTAAATTACATAATGGGATGTATAGAAAGTTACATTTAACTGAAAGCGAAGCTAGATGTTTTGATTTATTATTACACGCTGAAATGTGGCGTTCTATTCCAAGAATTCCAAACCCTCAAATCAAGAAAATATACCTAGATGAAGCAAAAACTCAAGGAAATGACATAAGAAATGTTACAAATTTAGTATACAATTATAAAGATTTGATATATAAAGATTTTAACAATTAAAATAAATTTATAGATTTATAAATTATAGGTTATAGGTTATAGGTTTATAAAGTTATATATAACTTGCAACAGATTTTAATTTAAAAGTAATATAATTAGGATAATTTATTTAAAATTCCAAAAATGTATTAAAAAGTGAAATTATGAAGTGTACAAAGTCTGATTTAAAATCAAAGTGTAATGAAAATAGCGATAAATGTGATGCAGTGAATATTTTGGATAAAAAAATAAAAATGATATCTGAATTCATACAAGAGTACTACGAAACTACAAACGTAGAAGGCGTAGTTTTAGGGCTTAGTGGTGGCATTGATAGTGCATTAGTAGCTTATTTGGCAGTAAATGCACTAGGAGCCGATAAAGTACACGGTATAATAATGCCAGAGTCTAGTTCTAACCCATTAGATAAAGAACATGGCGAATTAGTGGCTAAACTATTAGGTATTAATTACCATGTAAGCGATATTACCCCATTAATGGAAGCTTTCGGGGCAGGGGGCTACTCTAAAGATGAAGAAGGAAACTTAAAGGAATTCAATAAATTAGCAGACGGTAATTTAAAGTCTAGATTTAGAATGTGTACCTTATACTACTATGCAAATAAAAATAACAGTTTAGTGCTTGGTACAGGTAATAAATCAGAAATATATATGGGGTACGGTACTAAATTCGGTGATTTGGGCTGTGATATCTTACCGATTGGTCACCTATTTAAAACAGAAGTTAGGGAACTTGCAAAACATATCGGCGTTCCTGAAGATGTAATCACAAAGGCGCCTTCTGGTGGCTTGTGGGAAGGTCAAACCGATGAAAAGGAAATGGGTATTACTTATGAGATATTGGATAAGTTATTACATGCAATGGAAATAGGCAAGGATCCAGAATATACTGCAGAGCTTTTAAATATTAATTCTGAACAAATGATTAACATAATGACTAGAATTGATAGAAATAAACATAAATCATTGCCAATTCCGATGCCTAATAAATATTTAGAGTTAATTGAATAATAATCTCTTTTTATTTTTTTATATTTTACTTCTTTTATTTTACATTTTATTGATTAACTATTTATTTTTTAAAAGATAGACTTATTTATGAAATCTAAAAAAAGTAACGGATGATTTTATGTATATTTTAGGATATGATAAGGATATAGAAAGTTCTAGTGAAGTTTTAGAAGCATATGAACGGCTAATTTCTGAAGATATAAATGTAAAATTGGTTGAATCCCCTCAAGAGTTTTTAAAATTGTTTAAAGACTATATTTCTAGTAATTTATGTAATGGACTAGGATGTGATAATGAAAATAACGCAGAAATTGAAGTTATTAGCGGTTTTGTTAGAGGTAACCTATCATCGTCCAAAATAATGCCCGAAATAAAAAATTTAATAAAAAAAACCTTTGATGCTAAATTCTATAGGGCTTCCATATTGAAAAATCCATTTTTGGATAAATATTTTATATTGGCACCTGTTGGGATAGATGAATTTAGTTTTGAGCATAAAAAACGAATTGATGATAAATTAGAGTTTATGGAATATGTAATAAATTATTTAAAAAAACATAATAGAACTTATTCGTCAAATAAAAATATATGCGATACAAAAATAACAATAGGGCTACTTTCTGGCGGTAGATTATCTGATTTGGGTCGAGACCCCTTTATAGACGATACAATATATGAATGTAAGGATATTGTAAACCTATTTAATGAAAAAAAGAATTTAGAAAAGGATTTAGAAGAAAATTTAAAAAATGTAGATGTTATACATGATGGTATATTGATAGAAGAATACTTAAAAAAAGGTTTTGACGTTGTTATAGCGCCTGACGGGATTTCTGGAAATCTAATATTTCGCTCTTTGGCACTAGTTTGTGGCTTAGAAGGTTGTGGGGCACTTTTAGTATCAAGACAACCCATAAATTTCATAGATACTAGTAGAAGTGGAAATTATTTGAGATATTATAATGCAGTTAAATATCTTAGTAATCAAAAATGAATAAAATAAAATGAATAAAATAATTGGATAATATAAAATAAAAATAATTATGGGGACATTTCGTACATTTGTATATATTACCACATATTTATGTAAATCGGATAATCTTTAATTAATCCCTTTCTTTTTTTAATCATTAAAATGGCATCACTGCCATCTTCGTAATAATTGTACAATATTTTTCTGTCACTGTATCCTCGCTTGTAGTAAAATTTCCTGGCAACTGTATTTGTAAATCTTACCTCTAAGACGATGTGTTTGACCTCGTAAACTTTGAAGAAATGGTTTTCAATTGCGTCTAATAGCAAATTACCTATTCCATGATGTCGATATTCTTTATCAACTGCAATAGAGACCACATGTGCATTACCCCATTCTAAAACTGTTATTATGTAGCCCAAAACGTAGTTATTTTCATCTAAAGCTACTAAAAAACCGTCTGGACATTTTGAGTGTAAACTCTTTATCAAAAATTCAGGGTATTCGTAATCAAACGATTGTTTTTCAATTTCAAGCACTCGATTTAAATCACATTCTTTAAAACTTCTCAAGGTAATTCTAGACATCATAAATTTCATTCCTGGTGTTATGGTTAGTTACTAAATATTTTAATTTATCTAATTTATCTAATTTATCTAATTTACTTAAATTACTTAGATTATTTTATTCCATAAATTCAATTTTACAATTTCCGTTTTCAATTAACCAATTTGTTAATTCTTCCGCATATTTTAATTTTTTAATTTTTATTTCGTCAGCATTTTCAATTTTATTTTTTAAGTTAGGTCTTGAATAATTTGTAACTTTGGTTCCGAAATCCATTCCGCAAAGTATTATTTTTGAAGGCTTAAATTCATTTGCTAAGAAAATACAACGGTCTCCATCAGTAAAACCACCGTAATTTATGATATTTTTGAATTTTGAAACGTCAGGAACTTGGGAACTACCGATAACGTTTTTGAGCTGACCTAAATATTTCTTAACATTTTCCCCATTATCCCCGTGTGCATGAACTACTACTATTGTCCCTTTTTTTGAGCAATCTATAATTTCATTCATATGACCATCTAAATCTGTAATAATTATATCGGGGCGTATATTATCCTCTAAAAGTGCTTTTGTCGCACCATCTGCAGATATAATGACGTATTTATTATTATTATTATTATTATTATTATTATTACTATTACTATCTTCATTATCATTTTCTAAGTTTTTTAAATTATTAAATTTCTTAGTATGCTTGTTTATAGAAGGCCCTGCACCAAAAACGTAAACTTCATTATTTTGAATTATATCTTCTAAATTGTTTATATTATACTTATTATCGTGTTTTTCCAACAAATTATTTAAAAGTTGGGTTGATTCTAAATCTTTTTGCTTATCAAAACCTAAATCATCCATAATTCTATGATAACAAGAATTCCAAGTAATTCCATCCAAATTATCCCTTTTTATGATTAATTAATAAATTATAGTGAATTAAAATAAATAATTTAATTACAATATGGATTATATGATATATAAGTCATTATACATAAAATTTAGTTAAATTGTCAATTATTATTTCATGTTATCATTATTTTAGTTTTACGGTATTTTTATTTTATTTCTTTACCATTATTATTCTAAATCTACAATTTCACCTGCTAAACCACGTATTACAACATTTTTATGGTATTTTTTTGCCATATTTCCGATTCTTAAAAGCTCGTCATCAGTTGCAGGCTTCATTTTTTTATATTCTTCCGAACAAGCGTGTTCATTATCGTATTGTTGTATAGCGTACAAATCTGCATCTTTTACAGTCTTTGCTATGTCCATGATATCTTCTTTAGATATCTCCTGTGGTACGTACGTTGTCCTACATTCAATATAAACTCCCGCATCTTTGCAATATTTTATTATTTTTAAAATATTTTCTTTTATATGTTCCTTAAATTTATCATTGGCTTTTTTAAATTCTTCTTCTGATTTACTATTTAGTAGCTGATTTTCATAATTTGTAAATTGTAAATATTTACCAAATCCACATTTTACATCTACTGCTACGTAATCCAATAAATTTTCATCAAGTAACTCTTTTACAGCGTTAGGATTTGTTCCGTTTGTATCCAATTTTGTTTTTAAGTTGTTTTCTCTTGCAATCCTTAAAAGCTCCTTTACACCCTCTAATTGTAAGGTAGGCTCCCCACCACTTATTACAACCGCCTCTGAAAATAATCTATCCATTCCTTTAAAAATTTGCTCTGCAGTCATCTCCTGCATTCGCTCTTGCATATGGTCATAATTTTGACAGTAACCACATTTCATGTTGCAATCTGAAAAAAAAACTACGGAAGAAGGTACTTTTGGATAATCTAAACTTGATAAATCTACAATTGCGGAAATTCTCATAATATCACATCTTATTATTTTTTACATTAAGTTTTTGATTAAAATTATTTGATTAAAATTATTCGCACTAGTGACGACAATCATTATATTTGTGTGGAAACATATGTTATTTTTAGTACAATTTGGTAATTTAACCCATATGTGATAATAATTATTATATTTTATAAATATATTTATTTAAATATGTTTATAGGTACATTATTTTGTAATTACATTAAATTATAAGTTATGTTTTTATAACATTTATACAATAAGTCTATACTTATTAATTATAACTTTAATATAATTTATAGTGATAAAATAATAAATATTAAAGTAATGAAATGAAATAGTTAAATAAAACAATTAAAGTAACTATTAAATTATTGATTGCTAATTATTATTTACTAAATATTAATTATTAAATATTAATTATTAAACTTTTGAAATTTTTAAAATATTGATAATAACTATAATTATTTTGGTGAGAAAATGAAGTATATTTTTGTAACTGGTGGTGTAGTTTCATCTCTTGGAAAAGGGATTACCTCTTCATCAATCGGTAGATTACTAAAAGCGAGAGGTCTAAAGGTTAATATGATAAAAATAGACCCTTACTTACAAATCGATGCAGGTACTATGTCACCTTACGAACACGGGGAAGTTTACGTTACGGAAGATGGGGGAGAAACAGACCTTGATTTGGGTAATTACGAAAGATTTGTTGACCTTGACTTAATAGCGGATAATAACATAACTACGGGTAAAGTCTACTGGAGTGTACTCTCAAAAGAAAGAAGAGGAGACTACCTTGGAAAAACGGTTCAAGTAATACCACATATTACAAATGAAATCAAAGAAAGGATTAAAGCATTAGGTACTGAAAGCGATATCACTATTGTTGAAATCGGCGGTACTGTGGGAGATATCGAGAGTTTACCATTCTTAGAAGCTATTAGGCAATTTAGAAAAGATATCGGAAAAGAAAACGTTTTATACATTCACGTTTCATTATTGCCTTACATTAGAGCCGCAGGTGAATTAAAAACAAAACCAACACAACATAGCGTTAAAGAATTAAGAGGAATTGGCTTACAGCCTGACATTTTAGTTTGTAGAACTGAAATACCAATGGGCGAAAAGATGAGGGAAAAATTAGCTTTATTCTGTGACGTTGAAAAAGAAGCAGTTGTTGAGGCAAGGGATGCAAAAACAATATATGAAGTACCCCTTAATCTTGAAAAAGAAGGAATTGGTAAATTAATAACCGAAAAATTAAAGTTAAACGATGTTAAACCAGAATTAAACGAATGGAGAGCTATCGTTGATAGAATTGTAAATCCAATGAACGAAGTTACCATAGGAATCGTTGGAAAATACATTCAATTGAAAGATGCTTATATGAGCATTACCGAAGCTTTGATACATGCAGGAGCCAAAAACGATTCTAAAGTAAATATTAAATGGATAAACTCTGAAGAATTAGAAAAAGAACCATCAAAATCTTTAGAAACATTAGTTGAAGATGGAAATCTAGATGGTATCTTAATACCTGGCGGATTTGGAGATAGGGGTGTAGACGGTAAAGTTAACGCGGTTAAATTTGCAAGAGAAAATAACATTCCATTTTTAGGTATTTGCTTAGGTATGCAATGCGCTGTTATCGAATATGCTAGAAATGTCTGTGGATTAGAATACGCTAACTCAACAGAATTCGATGAAACTACCCCTTACCCAGTTATAGACTACTTGCCTGAACAACGTGAAATTACGGAAATGGGCGGTACTATGAGATTAGGAGCTTACGAAGCGTATTTAGCTGACGGAACACTTGCAAAGGAACTTTACGGTACCGATACAGCTTGGGAAAGGCACAGACACCGATACGAAGTAAATCCTGAATTCCACGAGGCACTTGTAAACAATGGTCTTGTAATTTCTGGAACTTCACCAGATGGAAAATTAGCAGAATTCGTTGAACTCAAAAATCACCCCTACTTCATAGCTACACAGGCACACCCTGAGTTTAAATCAAGATTTAGTGCTTCTCACCCATTATTTTATGGATTAATCAAAGCTGCTATGGAAAGAAAGTACAAGTTATAAAATTTAATAATTCATAAATATCTCTTTTTTAATTTTTGTATTGTTCGTAAGATATGATAAGATAATTAAATTTTTTGTCATCTAAAAGTATATATAATAATTAAAAACTATTAGTAAAATTATGATAAAAATTTATGATAATAATGTAATAGTATACAAAATTAAGAATGTGGCAAAATAAAATATGATAAAAATACATTAAATATACCTAATCATGAATTGGAGGATTAAACATGTTTAATTCAAAAATGTTTATAGAGGAAACCGTTGAGGAAATAAAAAAAGCTATAAACGGAAGAAAAACCATTATCGCATTAAGTGGCGGTGTTGATAGCTCCGTAGCTTCTGTTTTAGTAAGTAAAGCAGTTGGTGAAAACTTATTAGCCGTATTTGTAGATACTGGCTTAATGAGAAAAAACGAAACTGAGGAAATCAAAAGGATTTTCCAGGATGAAATGGGCGTAAACTTAAAAATCGTTTATGCTAAAGATAGGTTTTTAGGCGAATTAGCGGGAGTTGACGACCCTGAAACAAAAAGAAAAATAATCGGTAGAGTATTCATTGAAATATTTGAAGAAGTTGCAAAAGAAAATGGTGAAGAAGTTTTAATTCAAGGAACAATTGCTCCGGACTGGATTGAAAGTGAAGGAGAAATTAAAACACACCACAACATTGCTTTACCATCAGGAATGGTTTTAGATGTTGTAGAACCTATTAGAGACTTGTACAAAGACGAAGTTAGACAAGTTGCTGTAGAATTAGGTTTACCTGACGCTGTTGCATACAGACAACCATTCCCAGGACCAGGATTGGCTGTAAGAATACTCGGAGAAATTACCGAAGAAAAATTAGAAATTTGTAAGGAAGCAAACGCTATTGTAAGCGAAGAAATTGAAAAGGAAGGACTAGATAAAGAATTATGGCAATACTTTGCTGCAGTCCTTGATACAAAAGCTACCGGTGTTAAAGGAGATATTAGAGATTACAACTGGGTTGTAGCTCTTAGATTTGTTGAATCATTAGATGCAATGACTGCAACAGCTCCAGAATTACCATTTAGTATTATTAAAAGAATTAGTAAAAGAATTACTTCAGAAATTCCAAATGTTACAAGAGTTGTACTCGATATTACCGATAAACCTCCTGCAACCATTGAATTTGAATAAATAATCTTATTACTAATTTTACATTACTTTACTATTTTTTTATCTATTTTATTATTATTATTATTATTATTATTATTATTAGTATATTGTTTAGTATATTGTTTGTTTTCTAAGTTATATTATCTTATTTTAATCCATATATTTTAATAGAAATTGATAGATATTAGATGATAGATATAATATTTATTATTTAATTCATTATTAGGATTTACAAGTAATTTAGGTAATAGAGCGATATTATGAAATTTATAGACTGCAAAATTTTAAGGGTTTATTTAAAAGAAAGTGACAAATTTAATGGGCAAAATATGACCCAAGTTGTTGTAAAATTATTAAAAAGTCACGGAATATCTGGCGCCACAGTTTTCAAGGCACAATGCGGTTATGGTAGGCGTGGAGTATCTAGATTTGATATATTAAGACTTTCTATGAATTTACCGGTTATTGTAGAGTGTATAGATTACGAAACAACTTTTGAACAGGTTCTTCCCGAATTAACAAAAATTGTTGGAGAAAATGGGTTAATTACTATGGAAAACATTCAGGTGGTTAAGGAATGAATTTAAAAAATACGGAAAATAAAATTGAAAATAAAAATAACGAACTAAAAAATAATATTATAAAAACGGATATTTTAATAATTGGTGGAGGAGGTGCTGCTGCACGTGCATGTGTTGAAGCTTCTTCAACTGATTTAAATGTAAACATATTAATAGCCTCAAAAGGATTATTTGGTAAAAGTGGCTGTACAGTTATGGCAGAAGGGGGCTACAATGCTGTATTAAATGCAGAGGATAGCTATGAAAAGCACTACATGGATACAATGAAAGGTGGTGCTTACATAAATAACTCCGAACTTGTTAAAATTCTTGTGGAAAATTCCCCAAAAGAATTAAAAAATTTAGAAAAATTTGGATGTTTATTTGATCGTAAAAACGAAAAAAATGAAGAAAACGAAGAATATATTAATAATAACCCATATAACAGATTCAAAAAGGCACAAAGGGCTTTTGGCGGTCAAAGTTTCAATAGGACTTGCTATGCAGGAGATAGAACAGGTCACGAAATAATGACTGGTTTAATGGAATTTATTGGCAAATTAGACAATGTAAATATTATGGAAGAAGTTATGGCATTAAAACTTATTTTAGACAATGAAAATAAAACCTGTATTGGTGCAATCTTCTTAAATTTAATAACTGGTGAGATATTCCCAATTTACGCTAAATCTGTAATTCTTGCAACAGGCGGAGCTGGTCAAATATACCCAATTACTTCAAATCCAGTTCAAAAAGTTGGCGATGGCTACGCTATGGCTTACGAAATAGGATTGGATTTAATAGACATGGAAATGGTACAATTTCACCCAACCGGAGTTGTAGGTAAGGGTACGCTTGTAACAGAGGCAGTCCGTGGGGAAGGAGGGATATTATACAACAAAAATCGCGAAAGATTTATGGAAAAATACGACCCTAAAAAAATGGAGCTTTCCACTCGTGACGTTGTAGCTAAAGCAATCTACAATGAAGTAGTAAATCTAGATAATGGTCATAATGGGGGCGTTTATTTAGACGTTACCCATCTTGATTCGGAAGTTATCGAAAAGAAACTTGAAACGATGTTTAAACAATTTATGAATTTAGGCGTCGATATTAGAAAAGAACCTATGATTGTCGCACCTACTGCACACCATTTTATGGGCGGTATTGTAATAAATACGGATTGTGAAACAGCTATAGGCGGATTATTTGCTTGTGGTGAAATTGCGGGAGGTATCCACGGGGCTAATAGATTAGGGGGCAATGCTCTTGCAGATACACAGGTTTTTGGTGCCATAGCTGGTAAAAATGCTGTAAATTATATTAAAAAAGATAACTTTGTATCCAATGTGGAAAATGAAAATGAAGATGAAAAAGAAGATTCTAAAACAATAAATTTGGAATTAAAAAAAGTCAATGACGAGATTAAATTGAAAAAAGAGTGCCAAAATGACTATGAAGATGAAAAATTAAATTATTCTAAGTTAATAAACGAATTAAGAAATATTATGTGGAAATATGTTTCAATTGTGAAAAATGAAAAAGGATTATACAAAGCACTTGCTGAATTAGATATTTTAAGTGAAAAATCCAAAAATTTAAACGTTAAAGGACTTTATGACGTACAAAAATACTTTGAATTTAAAAATATGGTATTAGTATCCGAATTGGTCATAAAATCTGCATTATATCGTAAAGAAAGTAGGGGGGCGCACTATAGGGACGATTATCCTACCACTATCGAAAATTGCGTTGGAAATGTGATTATAAATCAGAATGGAATTAAATTTATAAAAAGGGGATAATTTGAGATTTGTACATATTGCAGACACTCATTTAAGTAATAGGCAGTACGGACTCGATGAACGGGAAAAAGATATATACGACTCATTTAATCAGTGCATTGAAAAAATAATAGAGTTAGAACCCGACTTTGTTGTTCATAGCGGTGATTTATTTGATAGATCCAATCCTTCAGTTAATGCGATGCTAACCGCCATTAAAGGATTTGAAGCGTTAAAAGAGAAAAGTATACCGATATATGCCATTCAAGGTAATCACGATATGCCTAGAGATATTTCAAAAGGTAAACCCTACGTAGTTTTAAAAAGAGTCCTTGGAAATGAATATTTTAAGACTTTTGGAAAAAATAATTGTCATATATTGGAAGATATGGGCATATGTGGATTTGATTACTATCCAGTCAACAAAAAATCGATTATTGATGAAAAACTTGAAGATATTGAGAAAAAAATAAATGATATTCATAATGATGGCATTAAAAAGTCCGTTTTATTAATGCACCAAGGATTTAATGGTTTTTTACCACTTGAAGAGTTATGTGAAGTTAATATAGGCGATATTCCAGAGGTGGACTATATTGCTTGTGGTCATATTCATAAGCGAAGCCTTGTATCTTATGATGAAGATTCTAACCATAAATTTAAATCTAAAAATCCGTTGCTAGCTTATCCAGGATCTATTGACTCATTATCCGAAAAAGAATATTACGATTATGAAAAAAACGGAAAAGGCTTTTATTACGTTGATTTTGATAATTGTGACCTTGATAAAAATAATATTGAAAAAATCGATATAAAATGTAGGAAATTCGAAAAAATCGAAGTATATAATCAAATTGATTACAATACATTAGTTAATAATTTAAAAAATTATAATCCAAAAGCTATTGCCATTGGAGAAGTTTGTGAAGAACTTTACGAACCTTTAAAAGCCAAATTAAACGAATATACGTTATATTATCGATTGATTAGGAAATCTGATTATGAAGTAGATATATCTGATATAAATGAAACAAACATTCAAAAAGTTTTTGAGGATTATGTTTATTCAAAAGGCTTAGATGTTAATTTTGTAGATAATATAAACCATAAAATGAATTCCGAAGAAGAAAATTATATGGAATATGTAGAAGACTATTATACGGCGAATTTCAAAAGTGATATTATTGAAAGATTTATGGAAAAAAGTACTGAGGAAGTTATTGGCGAAAGTATTA encodes:
- the pyrG gene encoding glutamine hydrolyzing CTP synthase, producing MKYIFVTGGVVSSLGKGITSSSIGRLLKARGLKVNMIKIDPYLQIDAGTMSPYEHGEVYVTEDGGETDLDLGNYERFVDLDLIADNNITTGKVYWSVLSKERRGDYLGKTVQVIPHITNEIKERIKALGTESDITIVEIGGTVGDIESLPFLEAIRQFRKDIGKENVLYIHVSLLPYIRAAGELKTKPTQHSVKELRGIGLQPDILVCRTEIPMGEKMREKLALFCDVEKEAVVEARDAKTIYEVPLNLEKEGIGKLITEKLKLNDVKPELNEWRAIVDRIVNPMNEVTIGIVGKYIQLKDAYMSITEALIHAGAKNDSKVNIKWINSEELEKEPSKSLETLVEDGNLDGILIPGGFGDRGVDGKVNAVKFARENNIPFLGICLGMQCAVIEYARNVCGLEYANSTEFDETTPYPVIDYLPEQREITEMGGTMRLGAYEAYLADGTLAKELYGTDTAWERHRHRYEVNPEFHEALVNNGLVISGTSPDGKLAEFVELKNHPYFIATQAHPEFKSRFSASHPLFYGLIKAAMERKYKL
- a CDS encoding 6-hydroxymethylpterin diphosphokinase MptE-like protein; protein product: MDGITWNSCYHRIMDDLGFDKQKDLESTQLLNNLLEKHDNKYNINNLEDIIQNNEVYVFGAGPSINKHTKKFNNLKNLENDNEDSNSNNNNNNNNNNKYVIISADGATKALLEDNIRPDIIITDLDGHMNEIIDCSKKGTIVVVHAHGDNGENVKKYLGQLKNVIGSSQVPDVSKFKNIINYGGFTDGDRCIFLANEFKPSKIILCGMDFGTKVTNYSRPNLKNKIENADEIKIKKLKYAEELTNWLIENGNCKIEFME
- a CDS encoding methyltransferase — its product is MYILGYDKDIESSSEVLEAYERLISEDINVKLVESPQEFLKLFKDYISSNLCNGLGCDNENNAEIEVISGFVRGNLSSSKIMPEIKNLIKKTFDAKFYRASILKNPFLDKYFILAPVGIDEFSFEHKKRIDDKLEFMEYVINYLKKHNRTYSSNKNICDTKITIGLLSGGRLSDLGRDPFIDDTIYECKDIVNLFNEKKNLEKDLEENLKNVDVIHDGILIEEYLKKGFDVVIAPDGISGNLIFRSLALVCGLEGCGALLVSRQPINFIDTSRSGNYLRYYNAVKYLSNQK
- a CDS encoding DUF190 domain-containing protein, which produces MKFIDCKILRVYLKESDKFNGQNMTQVVVKLLKSHGISGATVFKAQCGYGRRGVSRFDILRLSMNLPVIVECIDYETTFEQVLPELTKIVGENGLITMENIQVVKE
- the rimI gene encoding ribosomal protein S18-alanine N-acetyltransferase, producing the protein MMSRITLRSFKECDLNRVLEIEKQSFDYEYPEFLIKSLHSKCPDGFLVALDENNYVLGYIITVLEWGNAHVVSIAVDKEYRHHGIGNLLLDAIENHFFKVYEVKHIVLEVRFTNTVARKFYYKRGYSDRKILYNYYEDGSDAILMIKKRKGLIKDYPIYINMW
- the guaA gene encoding glutamine-hydrolyzing GMP synthase, producing the protein MFNSKMFIEETVEEIKKAINGRKTIIALSGGVDSSVASVLVSKAVGENLLAVFVDTGLMRKNETEEIKRIFQDEMGVNLKIVYAKDRFLGELAGVDDPETKRKIIGRVFIEIFEEVAKENGEEVLIQGTIAPDWIESEGEIKTHHNIALPSGMVLDVVEPIRDLYKDEVRQVAVELGLPDAVAYRQPFPGPGLAVRILGEITEEKLEICKEANAIVSEEIEKEGLDKELWQYFAAVLDTKATGVKGDIRDYNWVVALRFVESLDAMTATAPELPFSIIKRISKRITSEIPNVTRVVLDITDKPPATIEFE
- a CDS encoding methyl-coenzyme M reductase glutamine C-methyltransferase: MPNNQKTEITIYSPNHYTYGAMLMGGILKKEFKDGKINLINNLNSNSRKILSNSNFVIFALYSTLHILNTEIKETMAEIKRKSPNTKIFVAGAVSAYPEIILNEMKMVDAVIMGEGEYTTPNLIKYFKNQIDSRLGNKNSEYLEDFKEIGGIAYKLESEDSNNTNNDIIVQVSKKNKDIELDFSDLLIPNDIEKQTIRGANVYIETHRGCLGNCTFCQVPEFFGRDIRSKPLELILKEVENLKKRGVKRIAISGGTGSLYNFKKSSNRNLFIEMIEKVSDIIEPKNLSVPDMRVDYVDSDILNAIKNNTVGWVFYGIESGSNKLLSDMKKGTNPEKNLNAIKLAKDCDVKVGGSFIVGYPTEREVDYLMTKDFLVDAELDDIFVSSAEPIPKTRLCNKVIETKKEDNPTFKLHNGMYRKLHLTESEARCFDLLLHAEMWRSIPRIPNPQIKKIYLDEAKTQGNDIRNVTNLVYNYKDLIYKDFNN
- a CDS encoding NAD+ synthase — encoded protein: MISEFIQEYYETTNVEGVVLGLSGGIDSALVAYLAVNALGADKVHGIIMPESSSNPLDKEHGELVAKLLGINYHVSDITPLMEAFGAGGYSKDEEGNLKEFNKLADGNLKSRFRMCTLYYYANKNNSLVLGTGNKSEIYMGYGTKFGDLGCDILPIGHLFKTEVRELAKHIGVPEDVITKAPSGGLWEGQTDEKEMGITYEILDKLLHAMEIGKDPEYTAELLNINSEQMINIMTRIDRNKHKSLPIPMPNKYLELIE
- a CDS encoding anaerobic ribonucleoside-triphosphate reductase activating protein; this translates as MRISAIVDLSSLDYPKVPSSVVFFSDCNMKCGYCQNYDHMQERMQEMTAEQIFKGMDRLFSEAVVISGGEPTLQLEGVKELLRIARENNLKTKLDTNGTNPNAVKELLDENLLDYVAVDVKCGFGKYLQFTNYENQLLNSKSEEEFKKANDKFKEHIKENILKIIKYCKDAGVYIECRTTYVPQEISKEDIMDIAKTVKDADLYAIQQYDNEHACSEEYKKMKPATDDELLRIGNMAKKYHKNVVIRGLAGEIVDLE